The following proteins are encoded in a genomic region of Streptomyces sp. NBC_01723:
- a CDS encoding ROK family glucokinase — protein MSTYRDFTAPIGSRRAPVLRTVGTRERRSHLTAPRVPTVGIDIGGTKVMAGVVDADGNILERLRTETPDKSKSPKVVEDTIVELVLDLSDRHDVHAVGIGAAGWVDADRNRVLFAPHLSWRNEPLRDRIAGRLAVPVLVDNDANTAAWAEWRFGAGRGEDHLVMITLGTGIGGAILEDGQVKRGKYGVAGEFGHMQVVPGGHRCPCGNRGCWEQYSSGNALVREARELAAADSPVAYGIIEHVKGSIGDITGPMITELARDGDAMCVELLQDIGQWLGVGIANLAAALDPSCFVIGGGVSAADDLLIGPARDAFKRQLTGRGYRPEARIVRAQLGPEAGMVGAADLARLVARRFRRAKRRRVERYERYERYAEARRTSGESL, from the coding sequence ATGAGCACCTACCGCGACTTCACCGCCCCCATCGGATCCCGCCGCGCCCCGGTCCTGCGCACCGTGGGCACGAGGGAACGCCGCTCGCACCTGACGGCACCCCGCGTGCCCACGGTCGGCATCGACATCGGCGGCACGAAGGTCATGGCGGGCGTCGTCGACGCCGACGGCAACATCCTGGAGCGCCTGCGCACGGAGACCCCGGACAAGTCCAAGAGCCCGAAGGTGGTCGAGGACACCATCGTCGAGCTGGTCCTGGACCTCTCCGACCGGCACGACGTGCACGCCGTCGGCATCGGCGCGGCAGGCTGGGTCGACGCCGACCGCAACCGCGTGCTGTTCGCCCCCCACCTGTCCTGGCGCAACGAGCCGCTGCGCGACCGCATCGCCGGCCGCCTCGCGGTTCCCGTCCTGGTGGACAACGACGCCAACACCGCCGCCTGGGCCGAGTGGCGCTTCGGCGCCGGCCGCGGCGAGGACCACCTCGTCATGATCACGCTCGGCACCGGCATCGGCGGCGCCATCCTGGAGGACGGCCAGGTCAAGCGGGGCAAGTACGGGGTCGCCGGTGAATTCGGGCACATGCAGGTGGTGCCCGGCGGTCACCGCTGCCCGTGCGGCAACCGCGGCTGCTGGGAGCAGTACAGCTCCGGAAACGCCCTGGTCAGGGAGGCCCGCGAGCTGGCCGCGGCCGACTCGCCGGTGGCGTACGGGATCATCGAGCACGTCAAGGGCAGCATCGGCGACATCACCGGCCCGATGATCACCGAGCTGGCCCGCGACGGCGACGCCATGTGCGTCGAGCTGCTCCAGGACATCGGGCAGTGGCTCGGCGTCGGCATCGCCAACCTCGCCGCCGCCCTCGACCCGTCCTGCTTCGTGATCGGCGGCGGGGTCAGCGCCGCGGACGACCTGCTCATCGGTCCCGCACGCGACGCCTTCAAACGCCAGCTCACCGGCCGCGGCTACCGCCCCGAGGCCCGCATCGTCCGCGCCCAGCTGGGCCCCGAGGCCGGCATGGTGGGCGCCGCCGACCTGGCCCGGCTGGTGGCCCGCCGGTTCCGCCGCGCCAAGCGGCGCCGCGTGGAGCGGTACGAGCGCTACGAGCGGTACGCCGAGGCCCGCCGTACCTCCGGGGAGTCGCTGTGA
- a CDS encoding response regulator transcription factor, translating into MTAIRLLIVDDDPLVRAGLSFMLGGADDVEIVGEAADGDEVEALVDRSHPDVVLMDIRMPVVDGLTATERLRGRAEAPQIIVLTTFHADEQVLRALRAGAAGFVLKDTPPAEILDAVRRVAAGDPVLSPAVTRRLMDQAAAGTADTRRTRARARLDTLNDREREVAVAVGRGLANAAIATELFMSVATVKTHVSRVLAKLDLGNRVQIALLAHDAGLLEGYQEDGR; encoded by the coding sequence ATGACTGCGATCAGACTGCTCATCGTCGATGACGACCCGCTGGTGCGGGCCGGGCTGTCCTTCATGCTGGGCGGCGCCGACGACGTCGAGATCGTCGGCGAGGCCGCCGACGGCGACGAGGTCGAGGCGCTCGTCGACCGCAGCCACCCGGACGTGGTCCTCATGGACATCCGGATGCCGGTGGTCGACGGCCTGACGGCGACCGAGCGGCTGCGCGGCCGCGCGGAGGCCCCGCAGATCATCGTGCTCACCACCTTCCACGCCGACGAACAGGTGCTGCGGGCGCTGCGCGCGGGCGCCGCCGGGTTCGTCCTCAAGGACACCCCGCCCGCGGAGATCCTGGACGCCGTGCGCAGGGTCGCCGCCGGTGATCCCGTCCTGTCGCCCGCCGTGACCCGCCGGTTGATGGACCAGGCGGCCGCGGGCACCGCCGACACGCGCCGCACCCGCGCGCGTGCCCGCCTCGACACCCTCAACGACCGCGAACGCGAGGTCGCCGTCGCGGTCGGCCGGGGACTGGCCAACGCCGCCATCGCGACGGAGCTGTTCATGAGCGTCGCCACCGTCAAGACCCACGTCTCCCGCGTCCTGGCCAAGCTGGACCTCGGCAACCGGGTCCAGATCGCCCTTCTGGCACACGACGCGGGCCTGCTGGAGGGATACCAGGAGGACGGCCGGTAG
- a CDS encoding DEAD/DEAH box helicase, with protein MGDMAVADATVSGRAGEWRETSGPQRPAPSVPLRLAAVFLPAPLPRDARIAFWDPEAGRDDTLSGYASTPDGDPAGPTERTELTVVRRHGTGVRRATTPALSLPLGEALPLLVRARHDPAAHPATACWGAAALHALRLTARGRLLPGLTATGHDAWRAGPLDPEDIAHLRAVAAALPPEGHAVPLDGPGPIRLPQPEALVRAFLDAVADTLPRTPAAPHASGRPFAARAAQSLPGAHDWAAEVAAGMDAGVRISLRLDLSAYDLFDRDVAAEGGGDSGGVRSAGAAIVQVHSLADPTLVADAADLWSGEADAAFGPRARVDAALGVRRAARVWPPLDRLTEQDVPDVLGLSEEEVTDLLGVAAGRLAAAGVAVHWPRDLAQDLTATAVVRTAPGSATDGTGFFESEDLLQFRWQLAIGGDPLTEAEMDTLAEAHRPVVRLRDRWVLVDPALVRRARKRDLGLLDPVDALSVALTGSAEADGETVDVVPVGALAALRDRLTAGVHPAEPPPGLHATLRDYQLRGLAWLDLMTSLGLGGCLADDMGLGKTVTVIALHLKRARTEPTLVVCPASLLGNWQREITRFAPGVPVRRFHGADRTLDDLAGGFVLTTYGTMRSAAPALAERPWGMVVADEAQHVKNPYSATAKALRTIPSPARVALTGTPVENNLSELWALLDWTTPGLLGPLKSFRARHARAVENGEDDEAVARLARLIRPFLLRRKKSDPGIVPELPPKTETDHPVPLTREQAALYEAVVRESMLAIEEAEGIGRRGLVLKLLTSLKQICDHPALFLKEEHPPGATGGGGADRMAARSGKLALLDELLDTLLAEDGSALVFTQYVGMARLITSHLAARAVPVDLLHGGTPVPERERMVDRFQSGGTPVLVLSLKAAGTGLNLTRAGHVVHFDRWWNPAVEEQATDRAYRIGQTQPVQVHRLITEGTVEDRIAEMLQSKRALADAILGSGESALTELTARELSDLVSLRRPS; from the coding sequence ATGGGCGACATGGCCGTGGCGGACGCAACCGTCTCCGGGCGAGCGGGGGAGTGGCGGGAGACGAGCGGGCCGCAGCGCCCCGCCCCGTCCGTCCCGCTCCGGCTGGCCGCCGTCTTCCTGCCCGCACCCCTTCCGCGTGACGCCCGGATCGCCTTCTGGGACCCGGAGGCGGGCAGGGACGACACCCTCTCCGGGTACGCCTCGACACCGGACGGCGACCCGGCCGGACCCACGGAGCGCACGGAACTGACGGTCGTCCGCCGGCACGGCACCGGCGTGCGGCGTGCCACGACCCCCGCGCTGTCTTTGCCGCTCGGCGAGGCCCTGCCGCTCCTGGTGCGGGCCCGGCACGACCCGGCCGCCCACCCGGCGACCGCCTGCTGGGGAGCGGCGGCCCTGCACGCCCTGCGACTCACCGCGCGCGGCAGGCTGCTGCCCGGCCTCACCGCCACCGGGCACGACGCCTGGCGCGCCGGACCGCTGGACCCCGAGGACATCGCGCACCTGCGGGCCGTGGCCGCCGCCCTGCCCCCGGAGGGCCACGCGGTGCCGCTGGACGGCCCGGGCCCGATCCGGCTGCCGCAGCCGGAGGCACTGGTCCGCGCCTTCCTGGACGCCGTCGCCGACACCCTGCCCCGCACCCCGGCCGCACCCCACGCCTCGGGCCGCCCCTTCGCCGCACGCGCGGCCCAGAGTCTGCCCGGCGCCCACGACTGGGCCGCCGAGGTCGCCGCCGGAATGGACGCGGGCGTGCGGATCTCGCTCCGCCTGGACCTGTCGGCGTACGACCTCTTCGACAGGGACGTCGCAGCCGAGGGGGGCGGCGACAGCGGCGGGGTGCGCAGCGCGGGGGCCGCGATCGTCCAGGTGCACAGCCTCGCCGACCCCACCCTGGTCGCCGACGCCGCGGATCTGTGGTCGGGGGAGGCCGACGCCGCGTTCGGCCCCCGCGCGCGTGTCGACGCCGCCCTCGGAGTGCGACGCGCGGCGCGGGTCTGGCCGCCTCTCGACCGCCTCACCGAGCAGGACGTGCCCGACGTCCTCGGGCTTTCCGAGGAGGAGGTCACCGACCTGCTGGGCGTGGCGGCGGGTCGGCTCGCGGCCGCCGGGGTGGCCGTGCACTGGCCCCGCGACCTCGCGCAGGACCTCACCGCGACAGCGGTCGTCAGGACCGCGCCGGGCTCGGCGACGGACGGCACGGGATTCTTCGAGAGCGAGGACCTCCTCCAGTTCCGCTGGCAGCTGGCCATCGGAGGCGACCCGCTCACCGAGGCCGAGATGGACACCCTCGCGGAGGCCCACCGCCCGGTCGTCCGGCTCCGTGACCGGTGGGTCCTGGTCGACCCGGCGCTCGTCCGCCGGGCCCGCAAGCGCGACCTGGGCCTGCTCGACCCGGTCGACGCCCTGTCCGTCGCCCTCACCGGCAGCGCGGAGGCCGACGGCGAGACCGTCGACGTGGTGCCCGTCGGCGCGCTGGCCGCCCTGCGCGACCGGCTCACCGCGGGCGTGCACCCCGCCGAACCGCCGCCCGGCCTGCACGCCACCCTCCGCGACTACCAGCTGCGCGGACTCGCCTGGCTCGACCTCATGACCTCCCTCGGCCTCGGCGGCTGCCTCGCCGACGACATGGGCCTCGGCAAGACGGTCACCGTCATCGCCCTGCACCTCAAGAGGGCCCGGACCGAGCCCACCCTGGTGGTCTGCCCGGCCTCACTGCTGGGCAACTGGCAGAGGGAGATCACCCGCTTCGCGCCCGGCGTCCCCGTCCGCCGCTTCCACGGCGCCGACCGCACCCTGGACGACCTGGCCGGCGGCTTCGTGCTCACCACGTACGGCACGATGCGGTCCGCCGCCCCGGCGCTCGCCGAGCGGCCCTGGGGCATGGTCGTCGCGGACGAGGCGCAGCACGTCAAGAACCCGTACTCGGCGACGGCGAAGGCCCTGCGCACCATCCCGTCCCCCGCGCGCGTGGCGCTGACCGGCACACCGGTGGAGAACAACCTCTCCGAGCTGTGGGCCCTGCTCGACTGGACCACCCCCGGACTCCTCGGCCCCCTGAAGTCCTTCCGCGCGCGCCACGCCCGCGCGGTGGAGAACGGCGAGGACGACGAGGCGGTCGCCCGCCTCGCCCGCCTGATCCGCCCCTTCCTGCTCCGCCGCAAGAAGTCCGACCCCGGCATCGTCCCCGAGCTGCCGCCGAAGACCGAGACCGACCACCCCGTCCCCCTCACCCGCGAACAGGCCGCGCTGTACGAGGCGGTGGTGCGCGAGTCGATGCTCGCCATCGAGGAGGCCGAGGGCATCGGCCGCCGCGGTCTCGTCCTCAAGCTCCTGACCTCGCTCAAGCAGATCTGCGACCACCCCGCGCTCTTCCTCAAGGAAGAGCACCCGCCGGGCGCCACAGGTGGGGGCGGCGCCGACCGCATGGCCGCCCGCTCGGGGAAGCTCGCCCTGCTGGACGAGCTGTTGGACACGCTGCTCGCGGAGGACGGATCGGCGCTCGTCTTCACGCAGTACGTCGGCATGGCCCGTCTCATCACCTCCCACCTGGCCGCCCGCGCGGTCCCCGTCGACCTGCTTCACGGCGGCACGCCGGTGCCCGAGCGCGAACGCATGGTGGACCGCTTCCAGAGCGGCGGGACGCCGGTCCTCGTCCTGTCCCTCAAGGCCGCCGGCACCGGCCTGAACCTCACCCGCGCGGGCCACGTCGTGCACTTCGACCGGTGGTGGAACCCGGCCGTCGAGGAGCAGGCCACCGACCGCGCCTACCGCATCGGCCAGACCCAGCCGGTCCAGGTGCACCGCCTCATCACCGAGGGCACGGTCGAGGACCGGATCGCCGAGATGCTCCAGTCCAAGCGCGCCCTGGCCGACGCGATCCTCGGCTCCGGCGAGTCGGCCCTCACCGAGCTGACGGCCCGTGAACTGTCCGACCTGGTGTCCCTGCGGAGGCCGTCATGA
- a CDS encoding GntR family transcriptional regulator translates to MSLELSVDRSSPVPLYFQLSQQLEAAIEHGALTPGSLLGNEIELAARLGLSRPTVRQAIQSLVDKGLLVRRRGVGTQVVHSKVRRPLELSSLYDDLEAAGQRPATKVLVNTVVPATVETAAVLGVTEGTDVHRVERLRLTHGEPMAYLCNYLPSGLLDLDTGQLEATGLYRLMRAAGITLHSARQSIGARAATADEAERLGEEEGAPLLTMERTTFDDTGRAVEFGTHTYRPSRYSFEFQLLVRP, encoded by the coding sequence GTGTCGCTGGAGCTCAGCGTGGATCGCAGCAGCCCCGTGCCGCTGTACTTCCAGCTGTCGCAGCAGCTGGAGGCGGCGATCGAGCACGGCGCGCTGACCCCGGGCAGCCTGCTGGGCAACGAGATCGAGCTGGCCGCCCGGCTCGGTCTGTCCCGGCCCACCGTCCGCCAGGCCATCCAGTCGCTCGTCGACAAGGGCCTGCTGGTGCGCCGCCGGGGCGTCGGCACCCAGGTCGTGCACAGCAAGGTCAGGCGCCCGCTGGAACTCAGCAGCCTCTACGACGACCTGGAGGCCGCGGGCCAGCGCCCCGCCACGAAAGTCCTGGTCAACACGGTCGTCCCGGCGACCGTGGAGACCGCCGCCGTACTCGGCGTGACCGAGGGAACCGACGTGCACCGCGTCGAGCGGCTGCGGCTGACCCACGGGGAACCGATGGCGTACCTGTGCAACTACCTGCCCTCCGGTCTCCTCGACCTCGACACCGGCCAGCTGGAGGCCACCGGCCTGTACCGCCTGATGCGCGCCGCCGGGATCACCCTGCACAGCGCCCGCCAGTCCATCGGCGCCCGCGCCGCCACCGCCGACGAGGCCGAACGGCTCGGCGAGGAGGAGGGAGCCCCCCTGCTCACGATGGAACGCACCACGTTCGACGACACGGGACGCGCGGTGGAGTTCGGCACGCACACCTACCGCCCCTCCCGGTACTCCTTCGAGTTCCAGCTCCTCGTACGGCCCTGA
- a CDS encoding Gfo/Idh/MocA family protein: protein MRIGVIGTGRIGTVHANTLSRHRDVGSLILTDADLTRAQDLAHRLGETAAPGVDEIFRWGVDAVVITTATPAHAELIGRAARSGLPVFCEKPIALDLTGTLQAIAEVEAAGTVLQMGFQRRFDAGYKGAREAVRAGRLGRLHTVRAVTSDQAPPPAEYLPQSGGLYRDTLIHDFDVLRWVTGREVADVYAAGSDAGPPMFRAADDVDTGAALLTLDDGTLATVTATRLNGAGYDVRMELAGELDQIVVGLDDRTPIASTEPTGPPAADKPWTGFVERFGPAYEAELATFVEVVRGERANPCDGREALQALRVAEACDISRRERRPVRLAEVPGGAASLAG, encoded by the coding sequence ATGCGCATCGGGGTCATCGGGACGGGCCGTATCGGCACCGTTCACGCCAACACGCTCAGCCGCCACCGCGACGTGGGATCCCTGATCCTCACGGACGCCGACCTCACGCGGGCCCAGGATCTGGCTCACCGGCTGGGGGAGACTGCGGCACCCGGAGTGGACGAGATCTTCCGGTGGGGCGTGGACGCCGTGGTGATCACCACGGCGACACCGGCCCACGCCGAACTGATCGGTCGGGCAGCACGCTCGGGGCTGCCGGTGTTCTGCGAGAAGCCCATCGCGCTGGACCTGACCGGCACGTTGCAGGCGATCGCCGAGGTGGAGGCGGCCGGGACGGTGCTCCAGATGGGGTTCCAGCGGCGCTTCGACGCCGGGTACAAGGGGGCCCGGGAGGCGGTGCGGGCCGGGCGGCTCGGCCGGCTGCACACCGTCCGGGCGGTGACGAGCGACCAGGCCCCGCCGCCGGCCGAGTACCTGCCGCAGTCCGGCGGGCTCTACCGGGACACGCTCATCCACGACTTCGACGTCCTTCGCTGGGTGACCGGGCGGGAGGTCGCCGACGTCTACGCCGCCGGGTCGGACGCCGGGCCGCCGATGTTCCGCGCGGCGGACGACGTGGACACCGGCGCCGCGCTGCTCACGCTGGACGACGGGACGCTGGCCACGGTGACGGCGACGCGGCTGAACGGGGCGGGGTACGACGTCCGCATGGAGCTGGCCGGGGAGCTGGACCAGATCGTCGTCGGTCTGGACGACCGTACGCCGATCGCGTCCACCGAGCCGACCGGTCCCCCGGCCGCGGACAAGCCGTGGACGGGCTTCGTGGAACGGTTCGGGCCCGCCTACGAGGCCGAGCTGGCCACCTTCGTGGAGGTCGTGCGCGGTGAGCGGGCCAACCCGTGCGACGGCCGCGAGGCTCTCCAGGCCCTGCGTGTCGCCGAGGCCTGCGACATCTCCCGCCGCGAGCGCAGACCCGTACGGCTGGCCGAGGTCCCCGGGGGCGCGGCGTCCCTGGCGGGTTGA
- a CDS encoding sugar ABC transporter substrate-binding protein, whose amino-acid sequence MARFRTWVGIALAGALSVSLAGCSSTGGKRAEDARKAASAQGQAAVNTPRWTFAMITHSGDGDTFWDIVQSGAEQAAVKDNINFLYSHDDEAQQQAQLVNAAIDKKVDGIIVTLAKPDAMKSALDRARKAGIPVITVNSGSEESKAFGALTHVGQDETIAGEAVGEELNERGREQALCVLHEQGNVGHEQRCDGVEKTFDGKVQRLYVNGTSMPDVQSAIEAKLQTDKAVDAVVTLGAPYADTAVKAKQGAGSEAEIDTFDLNAKVAAGLADGTLGFAVDQQPYLQGYEAVDLLWLNKYNADVLGGGRPVLTGPQIITKDDAAALSEYTERGTR is encoded by the coding sequence GTGGCACGGTTTCGGACCTGGGTAGGCATCGCGCTGGCAGGAGCACTGTCGGTGTCCCTGGCCGGGTGCAGCAGCACTGGCGGCAAGCGGGCCGAGGACGCCCGCAAGGCCGCGTCGGCCCAGGGGCAGGCGGCGGTGAACACGCCCCGCTGGACCTTCGCGATGATCACCCACTCGGGTGACGGCGACACCTTCTGGGACATCGTCCAGAGCGGCGCCGAGCAGGCCGCGGTGAAGGACAACATCAACTTCCTGTACTCCCACGACGACGAGGCCCAGCAGCAGGCGCAGCTGGTGAACGCCGCCATCGACAAGAAGGTCGACGGGATCATCGTCACGCTGGCCAAGCCGGACGCCATGAAGTCCGCCCTCGACCGCGCCCGCAAGGCGGGCATCCCCGTGATCACCGTGAACTCCGGGTCCGAGGAGTCGAAGGCGTTCGGCGCCCTCACCCACGTCGGCCAGGACGAGACGATCGCCGGCGAGGCGGTCGGCGAGGAACTGAACGAGCGAGGCCGCGAGCAGGCCCTCTGCGTGCTCCACGAGCAGGGCAACGTCGGCCACGAGCAGCGCTGCGACGGCGTCGAGAAGACCTTCGACGGCAAGGTCCAGCGGCTCTACGTCAACGGCACCAGCATGCCGGACGTGCAGTCCGCCATCGAGGCCAAGCTCCAGACCGACAAGGCCGTCGACGCGGTGGTCACCCTCGGCGCCCCCTACGCCGACACCGCGGTGAAGGCCAAGCAGGGCGCGGGCAGCGAGGCCGAGATCGACACCTTCGACCTCAACGCCAAGGTGGCGGCCGGCCTCGCGGACGGCACCCTCGGCTTCGCGGTCGACCAGCAGCCCTACCTCCAGGGCTACGAGGCCGTCGACCTGCTGTGGCTGAACAAGTACAACGCCGACGTCCTGGGCGGCGGCCGCCCGGTGCTCACCGGGCCGCAGATCATCACCAAGGACGACGCCGCCGCGCTCTCCGAGTACACCGAGCGGGGCACCCGATGA
- a CDS encoding ABC transporter permease — translation MSAGTDVTTADERILQTSPLRKLLGRPELGSVVGAIAVFVFFAFFADSFLQAASLSTVLYAASTIGIMAVPVALLMIGGEFDLSAGVMVTSSALVSSMFSYQMTANVWVGVGVSLLVTLVIGAFNGFMLTRTELPSFIITLGTFLMLTGLNLGFTKLIDGTVSTKSIADMEGFPSARDVFASTITVGGVGFKVTILWWLALVAVASWILLRTRAGNWIFAVGGNKDAARAVGVPVTRTKIGLYMGVGFGAWISGQHLLFSYDVVQSGEGVGNELIYIIAAVIGGCLITGGYGSAVGSAVGAFIFGMTSKGIVFAEWNPDWFKFFLGAMLLLATLLNAWVRKRAEATK, via the coding sequence ATGAGCGCGGGCACGGACGTGACCACCGCTGACGAAAGGATTCTGCAGACCTCTCCGCTGCGGAAACTCCTGGGCCGCCCCGAACTGGGCTCCGTCGTCGGCGCCATCGCCGTCTTCGTGTTCTTCGCCTTCTTCGCCGACAGCTTCCTGCAGGCCGCCAGCCTCAGCACGGTGCTCTACGCCGCCTCGACGATCGGCATCATGGCCGTCCCGGTGGCGCTGCTGATGATCGGCGGCGAGTTCGACCTGTCGGCCGGCGTCATGGTCACCTCGTCGGCCCTGGTGTCATCGATGTTCAGCTACCAGATGACCGCCAACGTCTGGGTCGGCGTCGGCGTGTCCCTGCTGGTCACGCTGGTGATCGGCGCCTTCAACGGCTTCATGCTGACCCGCACCGAACTGCCCAGCTTCATCATCACGCTGGGCACCTTCCTGATGCTGACCGGCCTGAACCTGGGCTTCACCAAGCTGATCGACGGCACCGTCTCCACCAAGTCGATCGCCGACATGGAGGGCTTCCCCTCCGCCCGCGACGTCTTCGCGTCCACGATCACCGTCGGCGGCGTCGGCTTCAAGGTGACCATCCTGTGGTGGCTCGCCCTGGTCGCCGTCGCCAGCTGGATCCTGCTGCGCACCCGCGCCGGCAACTGGATCTTCGCGGTCGGCGGCAACAAGGACGCCGCCCGCGCGGTGGGCGTCCCGGTCACCAGGACAAAGATCGGCCTCTACATGGGCGTCGGCTTCGGCGCCTGGATCTCGGGCCAGCACCTGCTCTTCTCCTACGACGTCGTCCAGTCCGGCGAGGGCGTCGGCAACGAGCTGATCTACATCATCGCGGCCGTCATCGGCGGCTGCCTGATCACCGGCGGCTACGGCAGCGCCGTCGGCTCGGCGGTCGGCGCGTTCATCTTCGGCATGACCAGCAAGGGCATCGTCTTCGCCGAGTGGAACCCCGACTGGTTCAAGTTCTTCCTCGGAGCGATGCTGCTCCTCGCGACCCTGCTCAACGCCTGGGTCCGCAAGCGCGCGGAGGCCACCAAATGA
- a CDS encoding ATP-binding cassette domain-containing protein, translated as MTQTPAPQALVELSGVSKNYGNVRALEGVSLQVHAGEITCVLGDNGAGKSTLIKIISGLHQHDGGILALDGEETRLGSPREALDRGIATVYQDLAVVPLMPVWRNFFLGSEPRKGVAPFKRMDVDHMRRTTHAELLRMGIDLRDVDQPIGTLSGGERQCVAIARAVYFGAKVLVLDEPTAALGVKQSGVVLKYVAAARDQGLGVVLITHNPHHAYLVGDRFILLKRGTMVGNHEREDITLDELTRQMAGGNELDDLRHELQRPS; from the coding sequence ATGACGCAGACCCCGGCACCCCAGGCGCTCGTCGAGCTGTCCGGCGTCAGCAAGAACTACGGCAACGTACGCGCCCTCGAAGGCGTGTCCCTCCAAGTGCACGCGGGTGAGATCACCTGCGTCCTGGGCGACAACGGCGCGGGCAAGTCGACCCTCATCAAGATCATCTCCGGGCTGCACCAGCACGACGGCGGCATCCTCGCCCTCGACGGCGAGGAGACCCGCCTCGGCTCCCCGCGCGAGGCCCTGGACCGCGGCATCGCCACCGTCTACCAGGACCTCGCCGTCGTCCCGCTGATGCCGGTCTGGCGCAACTTCTTCCTCGGCTCCGAGCCCCGCAAGGGCGTCGCCCCGTTCAAGCGCATGGACGTCGACCACATGCGCCGCACCACCCACGCGGAGCTCCTGCGCATGGGCATCGACCTGCGCGACGTCGACCAGCCCATCGGCACCCTCTCCGGCGGCGAACGCCAGTGCGTGGCGATCGCACGCGCGGTGTACTTCGGAGCGAAGGTGCTCGTCCTGGACGAGCCGACCGCCGCCCTCGGCGTGAAGCAGTCCGGCGTCGTCCTGAAGTACGTGGCGGCCGCCCGCGACCAGGGTCTGGGTGTCGTCCTCATCACCCACAACCCGCACCACGCGTACCTGGTCGGGGACCGATTCATCCTCCTGAAGCGCGGCACGATGGTCGGCAACCACGAGCGCGAGGACATCACCCTGGACGAGCTGACGCGCCAGATGGCGGGCGGAAACGAGCTGGACGATCTACGCCACGAACTGCAACGCCCCTCTTAG
- a CDS encoding sugar kinase yields the protein MTETLTHQAGTPEEHGPPAEDRRHMIRRRALTLLTIVLLIGVPAGYLVISANQSRDSGRQKEAKYAATGMTRGWPSKLQRRIYELPVPVPSEKIAYFETNNWKTSRLYVQFQTTNAGLDAFLAGLGIDRDALEKDKIAISDRAQRVTGWNFRASSTWWGVVNEQRNPAPTQDVVVDLDDPDYPMVYVVSRTVP from the coding sequence GTGACCGAGACCCTGACCCACCAGGCCGGAACGCCGGAGGAACACGGGCCACCGGCCGAGGACCGACGGCACATGATCCGGCGCCGGGCGCTGACGCTGCTCACCATCGTGCTGCTCATCGGCGTCCCCGCCGGCTACCTCGTGATCTCCGCCAACCAGAGCCGCGACAGCGGCCGGCAGAAGGAGGCGAAGTACGCGGCGACCGGCATGACCCGGGGCTGGCCGTCCAAGCTCCAGCGCCGCATCTACGAGCTGCCGGTCCCGGTGCCCTCCGAGAAGATCGCGTACTTCGAGACGAACAACTGGAAGACCAGCCGCCTCTACGTCCAGTTCCAGACCACCAACGCCGGTCTGGACGCCTTCCTGGCCGGACTGGGCATCGACCGGGACGCGCTGGAGAAGGACAAGATCGCCATCAGCGACCGGGCCCAGCGGGTCACCGGCTGGAACTTCCGCGCCTCCAGCACCTGGTGGGGCGTGGTCAACGAGCAGCGGAACCCGGCACCGACCCAGGACGTCGTCGTGGACCTGGACGACCCGGACTATCCGATGGTGTACGTCGTCTCGCGCACCGTTCCCTAG